In Synergistales bacterium, the following are encoded in one genomic region:
- the pyrH gene encoding UMP kinase: MARKRRILLKLSGEILSGNQEFGIDFEVLTGMAGEIAAVARQGIEIGMVVGGGNIFRGLQAVERGFERSQADNMGMLATVINALALQDELERQGVPTRVQTAVEMRDVAEPFIRRRALRHFEKGRLLIFAAGTGSPYFSTDTAAALRAAEIGADSLLKATKVDGIYERDPVANPDARRLATLTYREAIERRLEIMDAAAFSLCMENAIPIVVFDILQKGNLERLLVQDEHIGTVVTAGKE; encoded by the coding sequence ATGGCACGGAAACGACGGATACTGCTCAAACTCTCCGGCGAGATCCTGTCCGGCAACCAGGAGTTCGGCATCGATTTCGAGGTGCTCACCGGGATGGCCGGCGAGATCGCCGCAGTGGCCCGACAGGGGATCGAGATCGGCATGGTGGTGGGCGGCGGCAACATCTTCCGGGGCCTCCAGGCGGTGGAGCGGGGCTTCGAACGCTCCCAGGCCGACAACATGGGGATGCTCGCCACGGTGATCAACGCCCTGGCGCTGCAGGACGAGCTGGAACGCCAGGGCGTACCCACCCGGGTGCAGACCGCCGTGGAGATGCGCGACGTGGCCGAGCCCTTCATCCGGCGCCGGGCGCTGCGGCACTTCGAAAAGGGCAGGCTGCTCATCTTCGCCGCCGGCACCGGATCCCCCTATTTTTCCACCGACACCGCCGCCGCGCTCCGGGCCGCCGAAATCGGTGCCGATTCGCTGTTGAAGGCAACGAAGGTGGATGGTATATATGAGAGGGACCCCGTGGCGAACCCCGACGCCAGGCGCCTCGCCACGCTCACCTATCGGGAGGCCATCGAACGGCGGCTGGAGATCATGGACGCCGCGGCCTTCTCGCTCTGTATGGAAAACGCCATCCCCATCGTCGTGTTCGACATCCTGCAGAAAGGGAACCTGGAGCGGCTCCTGGTGCAGGATGAACACATAGGCACAGTCGTAACCGCTGGGAAGGAGTGA
- the tsf gene encoding translation elongation factor Ts, translating into MGVTMQEVKQLRGRTGAGIMDCKKALGECDGDIEKAIDFLREKGIAKAAKKAGREAAEGMVFSYIHMNGKVGTLVELNCETDFVARTDEFQQLGHELCLHIAAADPTYVSPDDVPGEDLEREKEIYRKQAAEEGKPEHILDKIAEGKVRKFYEESCLLEQNYVRDPDKKIKDLVKEHIAQLGENIVVGRFQRYAIGS; encoded by the coding sequence ATGGGCGTGACAATGCAAGAGGTCAAGCAGCTCCGGGGACGCACCGGAGCGGGCATCATGGACTGCAAGAAGGCACTGGGGGAGTGCGACGGCGACATCGAGAAGGCCATCGATTTCCTCCGCGAGAAGGGCATCGCCAAGGCAGCCAAGAAAGCCGGCCGCGAGGCTGCCGAAGGCATGGTCTTCAGCTACATCCACATGAACGGCAAGGTGGGCACCCTGGTGGAGCTCAACTGCGAGACCGACTTCGTCGCCCGCACCGACGAGTTCCAGCAGCTGGGCCACGAGCTCTGTCTGCACATCGCCGCGGCGGACCCCACCTACGTCTCCCCCGACGATGTCCCGGGCGAAGACCTGGAGCGGGAGAAGGAGATCTACCGCAAGCAGGCCGCCGAGGAGGGCAAGCCGGAGCACATCCTCGACAAGATCGCCGAGGGCAAGGTGCGCAAGTTCTACGAGGAGAGCTGCCTCCTGGAGCAGAACTACGTCCGCGATCCCGACAAGAAGATCAAGGATCTGGTGAAGGAGCACATCGCCCAGCTGGGCGAGAACATCGTGGTCGGCCGCTTCCAACGGTACGCCATCGGTTCCTAG